GTTGTTACAGGGATATGCTAGAAATACAAACATCAAAAGtagtgaaagtaaaaattatgttgtgaaaaatataacGTAGTGAGACAGTGAGAGAGCAATCTCAGTGGGAGACACTACATTAATGGTACAGAAACATCAGCTGGTGAACTTTCAGTCTCACCTTTGGCATCTTTAGTCCTAGCAAGGTGCAAAGGACCCTGGGAAATGGAGTGGCTGCTCGTCTCAGCCGTAGCGTCCCTCTTCTTGCGATTGTTCCTTGAGTTTGACGTAATGCATCCCTGAGAGCATCGAGTTCCAGGAGCGCCGATCTCACACAGGAGGACCGAACAGGTGATGTAAACCTgcagaaacatggaggaaagaCAGATTCATCTTTTTATGTCAATGCATTTAAAAACGTACATTTGCAGAAAGTTAGCTGCGATATTATGCTTGAACTGAAACCATCTTAGATTGTTGAAGTTGGGAAACAGCCACATTTGaaaccctgcaaggataagccTGTTTGATAATAGATGGATGAAACAATTTTGAGTTGCATACAGGCCACTAAGTGTTTGTGGGTGTATTGAGATAAAAGTGTTGGTAGTCGTAATGctgtctttaatttatttgtttattgtattgATTTCTCACATTTGGCAGCTGTTGCTTTCAGCTCCCTGAAAATGCCCCATTGCTGAAGATCTGTAAAAATCCTGACTATAAGTTCATTTTCCagataaataaaagtattatAGGTTGGGTTTTCCTTGATATTCTTTATACTAAAGGTAGGTTTTGAGAAGATTTAATAATACTAACATTGGgtcatgaaacataaaaaaagtaaCTTCACCTCCTCGTGAGCTCCGATGAACTCAAAAGCCTCCATGCCAAACCTGAACTGAGACTTTGAGCTTTGGTAGATTTGCACTGTTCTGTCCTTCACACATCTGAAAACAATGGTTagaatgttttagacaaacagaaaaactgtttgtagtaacaatttaaaaaatcacttcttttttttctcggTACCCGTTTTCGATGATGGTGTAGCTGATGCGGGAGTTGGGGTTGTCATAGGGAGCCGCCTTGCAGGACTCCACAAACAGCTCAGTGTTTGGGATGGACGAGGTGGCCTCGATCTGCATGTAGATCATCTGCTTCAGGTAAACCTCCACCGGGTAGCTGCTGGCGTCTACTTGCTTGCTGAAGCGCTGGCTCTCAAAGAATTCAAACTGGAAGGTGAAAGCACCAAAGCCTTTCTCTCTGAAGGCGTACGGGTTTTTGTGTCTGAATCCCAGGGTTATGTTGGTTCGCTTTGGGTAGGAGCAGGAAAAGGCAATTTCGACATTGTGCTGCCtggaaatgattttatttgggTCAGCTGAAGTGATTTCATTCTGAAAGTATATTCTATCTTCATCCTCCTGGAAAGAAAGAATTAAACACTCATTGAAAAAAACGGTTTGTTTCAGTTACAAAAACTTCCTGTCTTGATAAATGCGTTTGCCTGAACCTAAAGAAAACTGATCAGACAGAAGATTTGATATGTACAATAAtactcaaaaacacatttattctttggtttttagtttaatttttttgtgtaatttaattttttcattcattGCCACAGTGTTTGGTtcgtttttgtttctctgtacCTGAACATATGTCCCACATGCGCCCAGCTCCATGATAACCACCACATGGGTTTCGTTGGAGAGTCTTTTGAGGTCACAAGAAGAATCAGTGAAGCTATTTAGATGCAGGTTGTCCTCGTTGCGTTTGATGGTGTAGGTCTTTGCCATTTCTATAGTCATAGTTGTTTCATTGCAGGTCACAACAGCCTCTACAATGTTCACAGGGTAAGTTTCACATTATTTTCACATCATTATGGGTAGTGGCAAATGTGTTAAAAAGGTGTACCATTTAAAGTTTATGATTATCAGGAGCATATAGCTTTAAAGATAAagcatcaaaatcaaaaattacTAGCATCTATATGGCCAGGAATGAATTCTTGACTACAAAACATTCTTATTCCCTGTCAGCTGTGATGGcatcacatttaaaaagtagTACGCGTTCTTATGAAGAAGCTGTTTCATGTGTAATAAAAGTCTGCAAATATCCATAAACTGTAGATTAATCCATCAATGTCTTGGTTTAGTAAGATCaagtaaaaacaagaataagCTCTAAatcttaaacttaaaaaaaattcagctgaaaatcataaaacataaCTCAGTGTAGAGGAACCATACCTGCTAACCACACTGTCATCCCACAGCTTAAACTGGGTTAAGCTAATATGTGCTAACCTGAAAGTTAATCCAATTTCTACATGGTGGTACCCATTTGACTTCAAATTTTCatgataaaatgttaattaacgGATTAATGAGGGATTAAGATTATTATCATGGATAAACTGCTTTATTGACTCACCATGGTGACCAACATCAACAGTCACACACCGCAGCTCTGAGTGATAGATGTTGTAATACCTGAATTGCAGCAAACAagagaaaatactttaaacCATGGAAGAAACGCTGTtgattaatttataaattttttggCTATGCTAGTCACACCTAGCTAATCTAGGGCATGTTTTTAATACTCACATATCTCTTGCTTCAGACACAAAGCAAATAGGGAAATGACCATTCAGTTCATCTTCAGTTGGTGTCCATTTTATAATGTATGTATCTGTGGAAGAGCTCTCCTTAGAAATGCCtggtaggcctgtcacaattaGGTCATTAATCCTATAGAGTAAGAAATGGTTTTAATGGCAGAATGGAAAGGCACACACATTACTATAAACGAGTCTAAACAAGAATATGTATATGGATATGATAAGGAATCTCAAGAACATATAATAAGCAAGAAGAAAATTGCTCACGTTGCATACTGGGCCTTTGAACTGACTTTAATTTCAAGGGTGTGGTTGACATATGCAGGAAGATTTACTCCATTAGCCGGAGTTGGTGCCACGAAAATGGGAAAATAATCACCATCGAGGCATGAAGGAGCACTGTGAGAGTCCACTGGAAATCAGATTAGAAATGATTGAGAAATAAGACACTTATTTGAGTAAGTTTTACAAAAAGTATTACATACCAAGAACAATAAACCGTAGCGGGAGAATGCTTAAAGGTTCAATTGATGATCGGTAAGACTGGGCAGTCGTAGTAGTGGTAGGAggagttgtggttgtggttggataAGCTGTGGTGGTttcagcagctgtggtggttggagcagctgtggtggtggttggagcagctgtggtggtttcagcagctgtggtggtttcagcagctgtggtggtggtttcagcagctgtggtggtttcagcagctgtggtggtttcagcagctgtggtggtttcagcagctgtggtggtggttggatAAGCTGTGGTGGTttcagcagctgtggtggtttcagcagctgtggtggtggttggagcagctgtggtggtggttggagcagctgtggtggtggttggagcagctgtggtggtggttggagcagctgtggtggtggttgcagcagctgtggtggtggttggagcagctgtggtggtggttggagcagctgtggtggtggttggagcagctgtggtggtggttggagcagctgtggtggtggttggagcagctgccGTGATCTGGCGTTTACGTCGTGCCATTGTTTGGGGCCACTTTCTTGTGTAGGACCCATCAGAGTAAGTCAGTGTGATGCCTTGGTTGGGGAAGTCCTCCACCACAAGCTCTACTGGGTGAAATCCAGTTTGACCTCCAGGAGTATATGTAATGGTGCAGGAATTCTGACAAGAAAGACAATTTTCTTAAGTGTTGTTTGTCCATTTATCCACCCAAGGATGTAAAACATTTGTAATGCGGCCTCATGAGCTGCGTATGgcttttctctctgtcctgtGAGGCTCACAATGACTTGACTCATTTgcattgattttcattttaactgcagtttgtggagttttttttttttttttgaaaaacaacttCTGCCACTGTTTGACTTCTTTCCAGCAGAGACATTTTACACGTCTGCAGTTCATCAATTTCTGTTGCCGATACTTTAACTGAACCACTGGCAGAGTTCAGCCACTAAGTTATATCACCtctactaggcctgtcacaataacaaattttgctgaacgattaattatctcaaaaattattgcgataaacgataatattgtttgaagacctttttacactgatttaatgaaaatgacgtaataatgcatgtgatttcctgccaaagatagatacactttattttcaaaagaacatttaacactggagctgataaaacaaccaaaaacaaaaataaaattaattctcaggctccattaacaaaaaacgcacttgaataaaaactaaacataaagccaaagtggaaataaatactgcattcaaccaaaagagtgcagattatgaagtctgtatattatgttgcccttcagtaataattagatttaaatagagaagatgggcacatcgactacctgatgcaatagttcacactacatgattttttgccccgattttccactttaaaataatcttagaaagttggtcgttctaagattgtcgcttgcgattttGTAACCGATCATCCAGTATTGTGTgatgtgttacggtagatcgtcgttgcagctccgatctaaatcagggttttcccgACTGTGAGCTTAactgtgacaggtagccaatggATTCTCCTCAGCGCTTTCttaggggaaattacggaggggaatcccaaacagctgacacagcgaagtccagcggacattggagacaggggcgcaactacatatttttgagcTGTGAACGTCTCATCGGCGCTCCCCCCCATAAACTTGTTCAAAGGAGCCAAAGAGCCGCTTCTGTAAGCCTGtgtctgcaggtctgaggctttttgttagcatgttaataaatataaaacattaatagaacggtgaaataatattgatcacaaaacactgtatttataaaagataaacatttttcctacacaatcctaacaaacgtTTGTAatgttctcttcacaatatttatttatttaccattag
This genomic stretch from Xiphophorus hellerii strain 12219 chromosome 4, Xiphophorus_hellerii-4.1, whole genome shotgun sequence harbors:
- the LOC116718116 gene encoding CUB and zona pellucida-like domain-containing protein 1 produces the protein MYYNIYHSELRCVTVDVGHHEAVVTCNETTMTIEMAKTYTIKRNEDNLHLNSFTDSSCDLKRLSNETHVVVIMELGACGTYVQEDEDRIYFQNEITSADPNKIISRQHNVEIAFSCSYPKRTNITLGFRHKNPYAFREKGFGAFTFQFEFFESQRFSKQVDASSYPVEVYLKQMIYMQIEATSSIPNTELFVESCKAAPYDNPNSRISYTIIENGCVKDRTVQIYQSSKSQFRFGMEAFEFIGAHEEVYITCSVLLCEIGAPGTRCSQGCITSNSRNNRKKRDATAETSSHSISQGPLHLARTKDAKATGPNLSLGLNMVFIVGCLLACGVVVYRSRRAKAKYQLLATSETD